A genomic stretch from Engraulis encrasicolus isolate BLACKSEA-1 chromosome 10, IST_EnEncr_1.0, whole genome shotgun sequence includes:
- the LOC134457228 gene encoding uncharacterized protein LOC134457228, with amino-acid sequence MAAPQKFLLRVYLHTDTAIKLTLNSRPKSVEELKIIMQYKFKPRLDSSDFTIQYEDPDFDGQLSVLVDIDELPEKGTLKVIRLESDDSSSCGSSDTDILPHVPFSQRQKNWPDVFPVPTFNHEVEHVLDQGNFVFQTSGKPTRLTRSQKHNVLEIMAQTIYSFKPYPSNTDLCKASEALITAHPCLKELGSKTGWYGWKVSLAFKMGNYRQKLAKSGCAEVSINAGKRSKNNPDSDHPHANIKRARRSEVNFLPNFPTGENQASLDLMRLEIIEETDKSEKNLQFIEKLMQTTFALRRQDIIKSELPVKDLLRSWPALQLESQVLSEFHRITNVNLRSTFYAELDRHTPRLLNLYRQKAVRTGKLAEALRATLAAYDLQEEHDVISRRTLSLCALPVYLREDGSAFFQTFNEEEEPDYHDVPLALGITGADPFSCKKFTVVIEGNAVFNEVPTIPDAFMLLFGLTYVFNLEYPKSLLNTFTMIQKMFVCLDDGKPLKPCLMTLKEDLLLQ; translated from the exons ATGGCAGCCCCCCAGAAGTTTCTGCTCCGTGTTTATCTGCACACAGATACTGCCATTAAGCTCACTCTAAATAGCCGCCCAAAGTCTGTGGAAGAGCTGAAAATTATAATGCAGTACAAATTCAAGCCAAGACTCGACAGTAGTGACTTCACCATCCAATACGAAGACCCTGACTTTGATGGCCAATTAAGTGTCCTAGTGGACATAGATGAGCTGCCAGAGAAGGGGACACTGAAAGTGATTAGGTTGGAGAGTGACGATAGTTCTTCTTGTGGCAGTTCTGACACTGACATACTGCCCCATGTACCATTTAGTCAGCGCCAAAAGAATTGGCCTGATGTTTTTCCTGTTCCAACGTTCAACCACGAAGTTGAGCATGTCCTTGACCAGGGTAACTTCGTCTTCCAGACATCTGGCAAGCCAACTAGATTAACACGTTCCCAGAAGCACAATGTGCTCGAAATAATGGCACAGACTATTTACAGCTTCAAGCCATACCCTAGCAATACTGATCTTTGTAAGGCTTCGGAAGCATTGATTACTGCCCACCCATGCCTCAAAGAACTTGGAAGCAAGACTGGCTGGTACGGCTGGAAGGTCAGTTTGGCCTTCAAGATGGGTAACTACAGACAGAAACTGGCCAAATCGGGGTGTGCTGAGGTGTCCATCAATGCAGGAAAGAGAAGCAAGAACAACCCTGACAGCGATCACCCCCATGCCAATATTAAGCGAGCTCGTAGGTCGGAAGTGAACTTCCTACCCAACTTCCCAACTGGTGAAAACCAGGCCAGTCTTGACCTGATGAGACTCGAGATAATTGAAGAGACTGACAAGTCGGAGAAGAATTTGCAATTCATCGAAAAGCTGATGCAGACAACCTTCGCTTTACGACGACAAGACATCATCAAAAGTGAATTGCCAGTAAAGGACTTGCTGCGCAGCTGGCCAGCTCTGCAGTTGGAATCGCAG GTTCTCTCAGAATTCCATCGTATCACTAATGTGAACCTGCGCAGCACATTCTACGCTGAacttgacagacacacaccacgaCTCCTCAACTTATACAGACAAAAGGCAGTACGCACCGGCAAGTTGGCGGAGGCTCTACGGGCTACCCTCGCCGCTTATGATCTTCAG GAAGAACATGATGTCATCTCGAGACGCACCCTGTCGCTGTGTGCCCTGCCGGTGTACCTGCGAGAAGATGGATCTGCCTTCTTTCAGACATTCAAT gaggaggaggagcctgatTACCATGATGTCCCTCTTGCTCTTGGCATAACTGGCGCAGACCCCTTCAGCTGCAAGAAGTTTACAGTCGTCATTGAAGGCAATGCTGTTTTTAACGAGGTCCCCACAATTCCAGATGCATTCATGTTGTTGTTTGGGCTGACTTATGTGTTCAATTTGGAATACCCTAAGAGCCTCTTGAACACATTCACAATGATccagaaaatgtttgtttgtctggATGATGGCAAACCACTCAAACCCTGCCTAATGACTTTGAAAGAAGATTTGCTACTGCAGTAG